From the genome of Roseinatronobacter sp. S2:
CGTCAAGGCCGACCCCGACGGCCATACACTGGGGCTGGTGGTCGCATCACATGTTTTGCAGCGCGGGCTGATGTCAGACCTGCCCTATGACCCGATCGAAGATGTTGCACCTGTCACGTTGACGACCCGAACGGAAATGGTTCTGACCGCCACAACGACCCTACCGGTGAACACGCTTCCCGAATTTGTGGAATATGCGCGCGAAAGGCCGGGGCAACTTGCCTATAAAAGCGCCGGTCAGGGCAGCAACACGCATCTTTTCGGGGCTTGGTTCACTGAAGCCGCCGGGCTTGATATGATCCATATCCCCTATAGCGGTAGCGGCGCGTCCCACCCGGATATCATCGCAGGCGTTGTGCATCTTGGCTTCGATACTGTTCCTTCTGCGGGCGGATTGATTGATGACGAACAGCTGAACCTGCTTGCTGCTGCGGGAAGCGAGCGTATGAACCGGTGGCCTGACGTCCCTACAATCGCGGAAGCCGGGGCAGATCATGGCTTGGCCGAGTTTTCTGCCGGTTCGTGGGCTGCAGTAATTGCTCCGGCAGGTACGCCTGACGACATTCTGAATATGCTGTACGAAGAAATTGCAGGTATTCTTGAAGAGCCAGAGGTGATTGAGCGTTTCTCCAGCATGGGCGCGGTTGTCGCGGCCAACACACCAGAAGAAACCGCGGCAATCTTCCGCGAGGAAGAGGCGTTATACACCGATCTTATCAAACGCCTAGATATCAACCTTGAATAAAGGAAGCCGGTCTCGAAGAAATTCGGGACCGGTTACCCAGAGAACAGCAATGAAAAAACCTAGCGCCAATACAATCAGTGCCGTCCTTGCGATCGCGATCGGCGCTTTCGTTGTCCTCTATGGGGTTTCAACCTATCGGCTTGGAACCATTCAACGGATGGGTCCGGGGATGGTTCCGGTGCTGTTCGGTGCTATCCTTTCGGTATTGGGTGCGATTTTGCTGATAACCGAATATTTTAATAGCGCGCGCACAGAATTGCCAGCAATTGCATGGCGTCCACTGATCTGGGTTTTGACGGGTGTAGTGGCGTTTGCCTTAATTCTACCAATACTCGGCGTCGTCCCTGCGACGGCATTTCTGATCCTGATTTCCAGTCGTGCTGATGGTGCGCTATCAATTCCGCAGGCTTTGGGTTTGGCGGCGGCCATGGCATTTTTGATCTGGGTTGTCTTTGGACTGGGACTGAACCTGCCCATCCCTTTTCTGACATGGCGGCTATAATGCAAAATGAAATCTTCGAGAACATACTGCTTGGTTTGTCGGTCGCGGTCAGCCCTTCGGGCTTGTTCTATTGCCTGGTCGGGGTCGTGTTGGGCACGATTACTGGCATTATACCCGGAATAGGGGCGCTTGCGGCTGTATCTTTGTTGTTTCCTATCACATTTCATCTTGCGCCAACCGAAGCATTGATCATGTTGGCGGGAATATACTACGGGACAACCTACGGCGGATCGACGGCATCAATCCTTCTCAACCTGCCCGGAACCCCATCTTCAGCTGTGGCATGTCTTGATGGCTATCCCATGGCCCAGCAAGGGCGCGGTGGTGTGGCGCTGTTCATGACCACAATCGCATCATTTGTTGGCGGGTCCATTGGCATTCTGGTGCTGATTTTTCTTGCACCCATGATCATTAGTATCGCCTTCATGTTCGCACCTGCGGATTACTTTTCGTTGATTTTGCTGGGGTTGATCATGACAGCCACCATCTCTGGCGGCTCGGTGATCAAGGCGCTGATAATGAGCGTTTTTGGCATACTTCTCGGCGTTGTGGGGTTAGATGTATATTACGGCTCACCAAGATACACTTTTGGGATACTGCATCTATACGAAGGCATCAGTCTGGTCGCGCTCGCAATCGGGTTATTCGGCATAGCCGAGGTCATCGCCAGCATCGGGAAGATGGTCCCGGTCAAGATGAACCGCGAAAAGCTGCGGATGCGCAACATGCTCCCAAGCCGTGAAGAAGGTCGGGGTTCAGTTGTGCCGATGCTCCGAGGGGCCGGAATCGGCACAATCCTGGGTGCTCTGCCCGGGACTGGTGGCACAATTGCTTCATATATTTCTTATGCAGTTGAGCGCAAGTTTGCGCGCAACCCCGACCAGTTCGGAAAAGGGGCAATGGAGGGGCTGGTTGGTCCGGAATCTTCCAATAACGCGGCGGACCAGACGGCGTTTATACCCACGCTAACCCTTGGCATTCCAGGTACGGCCACCATGGCGATCATGCTTGGTGTTCTTATGATACACGGAATTAACCCCGGCCCCCGTTTGGTGGTTGAACAACCAGCACTGTTCTGGGGCCTGATCATGAGCTTCTGGATCGGAAATCTTTTACTACTGATCATTAATATTCCTATGATCGGAATCTGGGTCAGAATTTTGGCTGTTCCTTACAAGATTCTTTATCCGTCCATTCTCGCGTTTGTGTGTGTAGGAATTTACTCTATAAATAACAGCGTGTTTGATATTTTGGTGGTCGCCGCCTTTGGGGTCATCGGATATGGTATTAAATTGCTCGGTTTGCCGCTGCCGCCGCTTTTGCTTGGCTTTGTATTAGGCCCAATGTTGGAAGAACATTTTCGTCGCGCAATGCTCTTGTCTCAAGGAAGTTTCGAGGTTTTCATCATGCGTCCTATCAGTGGCACTGCTGTGCTTATAATGGCTTCGGCACTAATTTACGCCATGATGCGTTTCATACTGCTAACCCGCAGGCAGAAAAGGATTCTCTGACGGTCAGAGATGCTATGCGGGAATTTCATGTCTGCGCGCAGCATGAAGGCCGGAAGCATATCTTGCATTGGCGCGCGATGGAGGTCCGAAGCAACTGACGGTGGCACAATCTTGGGCCTTGCTGGGAGAAGCTGCGCATCCCACGAACCGCCATTGCGACAGCGGCCCGGCTTTCGGCCTTCGTTTCCCTGAAGATATGATGATCCTCGTCGACAATGCAAATGGCGTTTTCTTTTGCCAAGGCTTCCAATCCGACATAGTGCCTCATGTTGCGTTCCCTTCCCTGACGCTTGCCGCGGCTTCATTCAGACCACGCATTGTCATCAGCACGAGGCGCACCAGCTGTCAGAGATCATGGCAAGACGTGGGGCATAAGCCGAATATCCGGTCCGGCCCTACATGTGGGTATCCTTGTTTCATGCCCGTAGCCGCGTTAACGGCGGGACCTGGACTATTCACGTCTCATTTTCCTCGCCTTTGTAACGGGAACACTGAGGACAGTGCTCATCGGTGACACCTCCTCGGTTCAGGGTGGATTGTCGCATCAGGGTTGAAGAGTTACAGTCACGGTGCAGGTCCGGTAGAGTTGCGCTCGATCAACTCGCTGAATACCTGCAGCCGTAACGGGGGGCTGGGCCACGCGTCATCGCTCAGCCGGACATGCAACTGCCTGACCATCGAGCGCCCGATCTCATAGCCTGGAATCCTTACGGTGGTCAGCCGCGGCCTGATTTGTTGGGCCGCGCTGAAGTCGCCGAACCCCACTACTGAAACATCGCCGGGAATGCTCCAGCCGCGGGCGAGCATATCAGTAACCGCTGTCAGTGCCAGCCCGTCATGCGCGCAGAAAAACGCCGTTGGCCTGCATCCGCGCGCGAGCAGCGCATCAAGTGCCCCGGAAAAACTCTCATGATCCTTCCACAGCATGTCGTGAACCATACAGTCAGATTCGAGGTCCAATGCCTCGCGGATACCCCAAAGGCGCTCACGCCGGCCGCGCAGGTCAATCGGGCCATGCACATAGACGATCTGACGGTGTCCCAGATCGAACAGGTAGCGGCCTACTGCACTTGCGGATTCGCGATCAGTTCCGCCGACGGTATCGGCATGCGTCAGCGGGGCCAGCCAGCCGTTATTGACAGCAGGTTTTCCGGAACGCGCGACCTTTTCCAGCACTTCTCTGTCCTGTAGGCTGTTGGTCGCGATGGCAACACAGGTATCGAGCATTTCCTGAACGCGGTCGCCGTGGTGCAGCCAGTGCGGCTGTATCTCGTATCCCAGGCGCGCAGCCTCGCTCTGCATACCGGCCTGGACTTGG
Proteins encoded in this window:
- a CDS encoding tripartite tricarboxylate transporter substrate binding protein, whose translation is MSKKLLGGIGIAAITLMGSMAFAQDYPTQTVRLIVPYAPGGQGDITARLLADRLTPRLGQTVIVENRPGANGVLGTDVVVKADPDGHTLGLVVASHVLQRGLMSDLPYDPIEDVAPVTLTTRTEMVLTATTTLPVNTLPEFVEYARERPGQLAYKSAGQGSNTHLFGAWFTEAAGLDMIHIPYSGSGASHPDIIAGVVHLGFDTVPSAGGLIDDEQLNLLAAAGSERMNRWPDVPTIAEAGADHGLAEFSAGSWAAVIAPAGTPDDILNMLYEEIAGILEEPEVIERFSSMGAVVAANTPEETAAIFREEEALYTDLIKRLDINLE
- a CDS encoding tripartite tricarboxylate transporter TctB family protein, whose product is MKKPSANTISAVLAIAIGAFVVLYGVSTYRLGTIQRMGPGMVPVLFGAILSVLGAILLITEYFNSARTELPAIAWRPLIWVLTGVVAFALILPILGVVPATAFLILISSRADGALSIPQALGLAAAMAFLIWVVFGLGLNLPIPFLTWRL
- a CDS encoding tripartite tricarboxylate transporter permease, which translates into the protein MQNEIFENILLGLSVAVSPSGLFYCLVGVVLGTITGIIPGIGALAAVSLLFPITFHLAPTEALIMLAGIYYGTTYGGSTASILLNLPGTPSSAVACLDGYPMAQQGRGGVALFMTTIASFVGGSIGILVLIFLAPMIISIAFMFAPADYFSLILLGLIMTATISGGSVIKALIMSVFGILLGVVGLDVYYGSPRYTFGILHLYEGISLVALAIGLFGIAEVIASIGKMVPVKMNREKLRMRNMLPSREEGRGSVVPMLRGAGIGTILGALPGTGGTIASYISYAVERKFARNPDQFGKGAMEGLVGPESSNNAADQTAFIPTLTLGIPGTATMAIMLGVLMIHGINPGPRLVVEQPALFWGLIMSFWIGNLLLLIINIPMIGIWVRILAVPYKILYPSILAFVCVGIYSINNSVFDILVVAAFGVIGYGIKLLGLPLPPLLLGFVLGPMLEEHFRRAMLLSQGSFEVFIMRPISGTAVLIMASALIYAMMRFILLTRRQKRIL
- a CDS encoding LacI family DNA-binding transcriptional regulator, whose amino-acid sequence is MQRVTLRIIAEKCGVSKFAVSRALAGKSGVSDATRTQVLAVAEQLGYQRPVNRARRTIAALFEDRLHVNGELHSQVQAGMQSEAARLGYEIQPHWLHHGDRVQEMLDTCVAIATNSLQDREVLEKVARSGKPAVNNGWLAPLTHADTVGGTDRESASAVGRYLFDLGHRQIVYVHGPIDLRGRRERLWGIREALDLESDCMVHDMLWKDHESFSGALDALLARGCRPTAFFCAHDGLALTAVTDMLARGWSIPGDVSVVGFGDFSAAQQIRPRLTTVRIPGYEIGRSMVRQLHVRLSDDAWPSPPLRLQVFSELIERNSTGPAP